The DNA segment GGCCAGCTGGTGGACCTCCGTGTGCGGCCGCAGCGCCTGGGCCAGCAGCACGGACTCCATGGCGGGAATCACCGTGTCCCCCGCGCCGTGGAGCAGGTAGACGGGAGCGGCCGGAGCGGGCGAGCGGGCCGGGGACAACGACGGGTCCGCGGCGAAGGCCTTCACGTACGGCAGCAGCGTGGGGCCGAGCGCCGCGACGTCGCGGGTATTCACGTGGCCCATCAGCGTGGCGGCGGGCTCGGGCAGCTGCGCCTGCAGCGCGCGCGCTCGGGCGAAGGTCTCCTCCGCGAGCCGCCCGTCGGTGAGCGTCAGGTGCGAGGCCCGCAGGAAGGTGCGGATGGCCGCGCGCAGCGGCTCCACCTGCTCGGGCGGCACCAGCCGGTCCGCCACGTTGAGGAGGATGACCACCACCCCGTAGTCGTGGGGTGCCAGGCGGCTGCCGTCCGGCAGCTCGCCCGTGCACAGGAAGGCCAGCACCCGGGGCAGGTCGCCGTGCCCGCCGAAGGAGAGCGTGGCGGCCACCCGGTCCTTCAGCGCGGGCCGGCCGGCGGCCACCACCGACAGCCCGCCGGAGAAGCTGATGCCGAACAGGCCCACCTTCCCGTCCGGGGCCAGGTCGGGCTGCGCCGCGGCCCACAGGGCGGCGTCCTCGATGACGTCGGGCAGGCGCGGGGTGATTTCGTAGCGCAGCAGGTCCGCGGGCTCGGGCGTGAGCACCGCGAGCCCGCCCGAGGCCAGGTTCCCGGCCAGCTTCACCAGGCGCGGCTCGTCGATGCCGTCCGCGTGGACGCCCGAGGTGAGCACCACCGTGCGCCCCCGCCCCTCGACGGGACGGTAGAGCCGGGCCCGCGCCGGGCCGTGCCGCGTGGGGACCTGGAGCTCCTTCACGTCGAAGGGCCCGGTGCGCCAGCGCGACAGCGCCTCGGCCGCGTCACCCTGGAGGTCCGCCGCGCGCGCCACGAAGGCCAGGCCGCGCAGCCAGTCCGGCCCCGCCCACAGGCCCAGGGCCAGCAGTGCCACCAGCGAGGCGCCCAGCGTCCGGCGGGCGACCCGGCGGCTCATTGGAGCAGGTGCTCCACGAAGGTGCACAGCCGCTCGCGCTCGAAGGGCTTCTCCAGCAGCCCTCGCGTGTGGCGGCCCACGAACTCGCGCGCCTGCGCGGTGAAGGCGCCGCCCGTCATCAACCCGGTGCGCAGCGCCAGCTCCGGCGCCAGCCGCTCCAGCTCCACCACGAAGTCCATCCCGCTCATGCCCGGCATCATCAGGTCACAGAGGATGGCATCGAACTGCTCTCCGGCGGACAGCAACTGGAGCGCCTCGCGCGCGTCCTGCACGGCGCGCACCTCGTACACGTCGCGCACCAGCCGGGCCACCGAGCTGCCCACGGCCGGCTCGTCGTCGATGAGCAGCAGCCGCCGGCGCGGCGCTCCCCGGCGGGGCTCGCGCGGCGGCATGCCCGGCTGTGCCGGGGCCTGCACCGCGCCCACGAGCGCGGGCAGCACCACGCGGAAGGTGCTCCCCCACCCTGGCGCGCTCTGGACTTCGATGCGCCCGCCCATGGCCTGGACCAGCGTGAGGCAGATGGACAGCCCCAGCCCGGTGCCCTCGCCCACGGACTTGGTGGTGAAGAACGGGTCGAAGATGCGGCGCTGCACCTCGGGCGTCATGCCGTGCCCGTTGTCCGCCACCTCCAGCTCCACCGAGCCGCCGCGGCCGGGGCGCAGGCAGATGCGCACCACGTTCTCATCCACCGCCCGCTCCGGCAGGGCCTGCAGCGCGTTCACCAGCAGATTGACCACCACCTGCCCCAGGCGCACCTCGTTGCCGTGCACGCGCGGCACCGGCTCGAGCGTGCACACCAGCCGGGCCCGGTGCGACAGCTCGTTGCGCACCAGCCGGAGCGCCCCGTCCACCACGCGGGTGATGTCCACCGGGCCGTGGCCGTCCTCCTCCGCGCGGGCGAAGGTGCGCAGGTCCCGGACGATGGCGTTGACGCGGCCGGCGCCCTCCTCCGCCTCCGCCACCACCTCGCGCAGCTCCGGAAGCTGCTCGGGCGCCAGCTCCGCCTGGGACAGCCGGTCGCGCAGGAAGGACAGGTTGGAGCTGACGTAGGCCAGCGGGTTGTTGATTTCGTGCGCCACGCCCGCGGCCAGCGTGCCCACCGAGGCCATGCGCTCGGCCAGCATCAGCTGTGACTCCAGCAGCTTGCGGTCCGTGACGTCCCGGATGACGGCGACGAGGAACGACTCACCGTCCGCGCTGCTGAAGGAGGCCTTCTTCGTCACCAGGTGGCGCGACTGGCCCGTGCTGCCGGTGTGCGTCTCCTCGTTCTCGTCGGTGACGCCGGAGCGGAAGACCTGCTCGTCCTTGCGCCAGAAGACGTCCGCCTCGTGGGCGGGGACGAAGTCGTAGTCGGAGCGGCCCAGCAGCTCGTCCGCGGTGTGGCCCATGAACCGGCAGAAGGCGCTGTTGACGGCCACCCAGCGGTGCTGCCGGTCCTTCACGAAGAGCGGGTCCGGCAGCGCGTCGAGCGCGCTGCGCAGGAAGTCCCCGGTGCGGCGCATGGACTGGAGGTCCGCTCCGGCGCGCTCCGCCTGCAGCCGCCGGCTCAGCGCCACCAGCCGCGCGCCCCAGTGCGCGCCCGGTGGGGCCACGCACTCGTCGGCGCCGGCCTCGGCGAGCGCCTCCGTGTCCGAGGGAGCACGCCCCGTCAGCAGCACGAAGTGCGTGCGCGACGCCACCCGGGACGCGTGGATGCGCTGACACGTCGCGAGGGCCGCCTCCAGCGGGCCGCCCTCGTCCCAGGCGACGACCAGGCCCTCCGTCACGGACTCGACGGGCAGCGCCACGGCCCCGGCCACACGCAGGACATGACAGGGCCGGCCCGCCTCGGACTCGCGCAACCTGCGCTCGATCTCCTCCGCTACGGCGGAGGGTACCGCCACCAGCGTTGCGTGCACCCCGTCACTCCCCGGCCACCAACAGGCCCTGCTGCCCGTGTGTACATGCAAGACACGGGACAAGCCGCGCGATTGCAGCGCCCCGAAGCGAAACGGTCAACGTCGCCCCCGTTTCGGGATTCCATTGCCTCCGCGGCCAGAGGTTTCACGGACCCGCTGGGTCATCTTCGCCACCAGTCCGGGGCCCACACCACAGGCGGGCAGGAGGGAGCAGCGGGCGCAGTTGTCCGGGACGGGCTGGGCGGGGCAGGCGCCGCTCATGCCGTAGTGGCAGAGGGCGAAGTCGTAGCGCACGGGGTCGGCGGCATCCAGCGCGCGCAGCGAGGCGGTGACCTCCTCGGCGGTGCGCCACGTGAGGTCCTTGCGCCGGGTGAGGCCCAGGTGCTGCGAGATGCGGCCGATGTGCGTGTCCAGGGGGATGAGGAGCGCGGCGGGGGGCACGCGCTTCCAGATGCCGAAGTCCACGGTGTCGGGGCCTCGCACCATCCACCGGAGGAAGAGGTTGAGGCGCTTGGCGGCGCCGGTGCCCAGGGGCGAGGGCAGCAGGTGGTGCAGGCCACGCTCCGGGCCGAGCGCGGCGCGCAGCGCGTCCATGGGCACCTGGCGCAGGCCGGTGGTGAAGGCGTCCAGCGCGCCGTGCAGCGTGCCGCGGGCCTCCAAGCCCTGGACGAAGAGGGCCTCCAGGCTGCCGTGCTCGCGCAGCGCGCGGCCCATGCCGAGCAGGAGGACGGCGACGTCGGTGCCCACGTTGAAGCGGTAGACGAAGCCCGACAGCAGGGCGCAGGCGCCGGACACGTCGAGCGCGCGGACGAAAGCGGCGGGCGAGGGGCCCATGCGCCGCAGGAGGGCGTCCACCTTGGGGCGGAACAGGTCCGCGCGGCCGTAGGCCAGGGCGGCGGCGAGCAGCGCGCTGACCTCGATGTCGCGCGCGTCGGTGTAGCGGTGGGGGAACTCCACCGGGTCGAAGCCAATGCGGGCGCGGGCGTCGGTGGAGGCCAGGAAGGCGTCCAGCCTCGGGCGCAGGTGGTCGGCCGCCTGGGGGGTGAGCCCGGTGTCGCGGGCGGTGCGCCGGCTGGAGCGCGGTGTCACGTCGGAAGCTCCCAAATGTCCCTGGAACGGCTGCCTGGGCGTCAAGCTTCCCGGACTCGCGCGGATGCACGGCATCCCCCCTCCTCCGGGACTGAGGAAGGGGGACGGGTCAGCAGGCTACGGCTGCACGGCGAACACGAGGTCGTCGTGGTCGTTATAGGAGCTCGTGCCGCAGGCGGTCGGGCTCCCGCCGTAGCGGAACCGTGCGCGCACGGCCTGCACGGCGCCGGCGGGCAGCGTGTACGTCGTGGACAGCACCTGCCGGCCCTTGGCGGTCGGACGCAGCGTGGCGATGAACGTCCACGCCGGGCTGCCGGAGGTGGCGGCGTTGCCCGTGTAGTACAGGTCCAGCTTGTCGTTGGTGACGTTGAAGCACCACACCGTCGCCTCGATGCGCACCAGCTTGCCCGGACCGAAGGGCGTCCCGTCCACCGTGGCCACCTTGATGTGGTCGTTGGACTCGTCCGAGTGGTAGCTGCCCGACAGGCCGTCCGAGCACGAGTTGTTGATGGTGTTCGGGAAGTTCACCTCGGGCCCCAGGTTGGCGCGGCCGTTGAGCAGCGCGCCGGAGTCACACGACTCCGAGACGGAGAAGCAGCGGGGCGCCCGCAGCGCCGGGTCATACCCCGCGACGCTGGCGGAGTTGCTCACCGTCACCTGGATGGCGCTCGTCGCCGGGAGGTTCACCCTGTCGTAGGCGCGCGCCTCCAGCGTGTGCGCGCCGTTGGGGGTGGCCCCCGTGTCCCAGGTGAAGGTGTACGGCGCGACGGTGTCCGTGAACTTCACCGCACCGTCCACGAGGAACTCCACCCGGCTGATGCCCGAGGCATCCGTGGCCGTCGTGGTGACGCTCACCGAGCCCGTCAACGTGGCGCCCGCCGCGGGCGCGGTGATGGCGACCGCGGGCTCCGTGGTGTCCGTAATCGTCAGCGTGCCCTCCGCCAGCTCCGCCACGAACGCGGAGGCAATCTTCGCGAACTTCAGGGCGTGCGCTCCGGTGACGTCCGTGTTGGCGAGCGTGTCGGCCGCGCTGTGGATTCTCTGGTTTCTGCCGTCGAACAGGGCCTCGAAGGGCATGGAGACCGGAAAGCCCGCCGAGTTCCAGGAGGCGTGGTCCGAGCACGCATAGTTGCACTGCGTGTTGGCCCACTGCACGCCCGGGATGTACGTGCCGATGAGGTTGGTGACGAACGTGTTCTGCGCGGCGTTGGTGAAGTCGGAGATGATGCCCACGTCCACCGTCGAGCCCTTGTAGTTCGTCATGTCCAGCTGGAGCACGCCAATCACGTTGCGGTTGTTGGCCTTGTGCTCCTGGGCAATCGCCTGCGAGCCCCGCAGGCCGACCTCCTCGGCGGCGTAAGCAATGAACTTCACCGTCTTCGCCGGGCGGTAGCCCTGGGCCATCGCCACTCGCAGCACCTCCGTGAGGGTGGCGATGCCGGAGGCATCATCGTCCGCGCCGGGCGCGGCGGGGTTCGTGGTCGAGCTGGTGGTGGAGTCCAGGTGCCCGCCGACGATGACGATTTCATCCGGGAACGTGGTGCCGGTGATGGTGGCGATGACCGACGGCTGGAGCCAGCTGTGGCCGAAGAGGGTGATGGCCACGTCGTCCCGGTCCAGGGGGACATAGCCCTGCCACTCGTCCGCCAGCCAGGCGGCCGCGGCCGCGCCCGTCTCCGACGTGAAGTAGCGCGTCGGGTAGGTCGTCGACAGGTGGGTGATGGTGGCGAGGATGTTCGCCGGGTCGAGGCCCGCCTGCATCGTGTTCACGAGGTAGGGGTTGTCCAGCGTGTAGTTGGCCGCGAGCGAGCGAGGCGTCTCCACCACGGGCGCGTTCATCGCCGCCAGCGCCTCGGCCTCCGTGCCGTGGTAGAAGAAGCCGCCGCAGCGGTGGAACTGGTTGTGCATCACCGCGGAGACCAGGGGCAGCTGGGACTCGGGAAGGCGCAGCGCGGTGACCTGCCCCTTCTCGCCGACGCGGGCGGGGGCGGCGAGCCCCTCCCCCATCAGCGCGGCGTTCACGAAGCCGACGGCATCCGAGCCGATGGTGATCCACACCTCCGGATCCTTGGACTTCGCCGCCGGAGCCTTCTCGGCGGGAGCCTTCGCGTCAGGAGCCTTCGCAACGGGGGGCTTCGCGAAAGCCGAGACACAACCAAGCACCATGACGGCCGAAGCCAGGCGCTTCATGTTCATACGCTTCTCCACTGCATGCGGGGGAACTGGTGCTGCGGGACCGAGGCAGCGGGCTTCACTGCCTACACAGTGACTGTGACATTTTCCGTGATAACAGGGAAACGGTGTCGGTCCTGAAACAGCCGCAGCTCCTCCCAGCCTGGAGGAAGCGTCATTCGCTGAGAAAATGATTAAAAAAGCTCAGCGTGTCAGCTCGCGGACGGCATGGCCCAGCTCCGGGAGGATGAGCGCGTCCAGCGCGAGCCGCACGGCCCTGGGTGAGCCTGGCAGTGCGAAGAGGATCATCCCCTGCCAGGTGCCCGCGGTGGCCCGGGACATCATCGCCGCGCTGCCAATCTGCCGGTACGACAGCATCCGGAAGAGCTCGCCGAAGCCAGGCAGCTCCTTCTCGAACAGGGCCTGGAGCGTCTCCACCGTGGTGTCGCGCCGGCCAATGCCCGTCCCGCCGTTGAACACCACGGCGCGCGCGCCCGCCTGCCGTGCCTGCTCCAGCGCGGCGCGGATGGCCTCCGGGTCGTCCTTCACCACCGTGTAGCCGGCGAGGCCATGCCCCGCGGCCTCCAGGGCCTCGCGCAGCACGCGGCCGCTCTCGTCCTTCGCCGCGTCCCGGCTGTCCGAGCACGTCACCACGAACGCGCTCACGTGCACCGGCGCTCGCGCCTTGTGCTCCGCCGCCACGTCCGCGTCCGCGCCGCCGTGGGCATGGGCCTGGTCATGGGCATGCGGGGGGTGGTGGTGGTGCTCGTGCCCGTGGCCATGCTCGTGGTCATGGTGCGGATGCGCGGGCCCGTGGTGGTGCCCGTGCTCATGAGCGTGCTCGTGGTCGTGCTTGTGCCCGTGGTCATGACCGTGCTCGTGGTCATGGTCGTGGTCGTGCCCCTCGTGTGCCATGGCGGTGCTCCGGTGCGCGCGTGGGCGCCTCAGGTGTTGTCGGGCAGCTCGACGACGAGGGTTCCGTCCTGGACCTCGACCGTCACTGTCGGCTGGTCGTCACAGACGCCCGGGGACGTCTCGTTGCGCCCGGTGTCCATGTCGAAGCCGACCTCGTGGCACGGACAGACGACCAGGTTTTCCTCGATGCGACCGCCCGACAGCAGGCAGCCCGCGTGGTTGCACCAGTCGTCGAGCCCCTTGTAGCGGCCCTGGATCTTCGCGATACACACGTTGCGCTTGCCGACTTCGTAGCCGCGCATCTCCCGTTCGGCGAAATCCGCCGGACCCAGCTTGATCTTCGTCATCGCGGTCCTTTTTCCCACAATGCAGGTCGGCCTGCACCCCCGTTCCCCGGGCATTACCTTCCCCACCGTGACTCCAGACGTCAGCCCCCCCACCGTCGACAAGGCGGCAGTTGCCCAGGTCCTCCGGGACATCTCCATCCTGCTCCAGCTCCAGGGAGAGGGCGGATACCGCGTGCGCGCGTACGACATGGGCGCGGACCGCATCGTCGGCCTGCCCCAGGAGCTGGGGCCGCTCGTCGCGGAGGGCCGCCTGGAGAGCCTGCCGGGCATCGGCCCCGCGCTCGCCGAGAAGATCACCGAGCTGGTGACCACCGGACGCCTGCGCTACTTCGAGGAGCTGAAGGCGAAGTTCCCCCCGGGCCTGCTGGAGCTGACGCGGCTGCCGGACATCGGCCCCAAGAAGGTGGCCGCGCTCTGGCGCGAGCTCCAGGTGGGCAGCGTGGAGGACCTGGAGCGCGCCTGCCGCGAGGGCCGGGTGCGCCAGCTCAAGGGCTTCGGTGAGAAGAGCGAGGCGAAGATGCTGGAGGGCATCGCCGTGTACCGGCGCGCCCGCGGCGAGCGCAAGCTGCTGGGGGACGTGCTGCCCATCGCCGAGGCCCTGCTGGAGCGGATGAAGGCCGCCCCCGGCGTGGTGCGCGCCAGCCTGGGTGGCAGCGTGCGCCGCCGCGCGGAGACGGTGGCGGACGTGGACATCATCGCCTCGGCGCCGGACCCGGTGCCCGTGCTGGACGCGCTGGCCCACGCGCCGGGCGTGGCGGCGGTGCTGGGCAAGGGCGGCAGCAAGTGCTCCGTGCGGCTGGAGGCGGGAGACCTGCAGGTGGACCTGCGGGTGCTGCCGGACGAGGACTACGCCACCGCCCTGCACCACTTCACCGGCTCCAAGGCGCACCACATCCGCCTGCGCAACCTGGGCCAGGAGCGCGGCCTCAAGATTTCCGAGTGGGGCGTGCACCGCGAGGACGGCACCAAGGTGCCCGTGACGGACGAGGCCGGCCTCTACGCGCTGCTGGACATGCAGTACGTGCCGCCCGAGCTGCGCGAGGACAACGGCGAGGTGGAGGCCGCGCGCGAGGGCCGCCTGCCGCAGGACCTGGTGACGCTGGAGGACGTGCAGGGCGCCGTCCACGCGCACAGCACCTGGTCCGACGGGAAGCACTCGCTGGAGGAGATGGCGCTCGCCGCGCGCGAGCTGGGCCTGAAGTACCTCACCGTCACCGAGCACAGCGAGGCGGCCATCTACGCCGGCGGCCTCAAGGTGGACGACCTCAAGCGCCAGTGGGAGGAAATCGACCGCGTCAACGCGGCGGTGCCCGGGGTGCGCCTGCTCAAGGGCATCGAGGTGGACATCCTCGAGTCCGGCGCGCTCGACTACGCCGACAGCGTGCTGGAGCAGCTCGAGGTGGTCATCGGCTCCATCCATGTGCGGCACGGCATGGACGAGGACCAGATGACGCGCCGGCTGCTCACCGCGCTGGACAACCCGTGCCTCCACATCCTCGGGCACCCCACCGGCCGCCTCCTGCAGAGCCGCGAGCCCTACCCCGTCCGCATGGAGGAGGTGCTGGAGCGGGCCGCCGAGCGCGGCGTGGCCGTGGAGGTCAACGGCAAGCCGGCGCGGCTGGACATCAAGGCCGAGTACATCCGCCAGGGCCTGAAGCACGGGGTGCGGCTGGTGGTGAGCTGTGACGCGCACCGGCGGGAGGACCTGCGCAACCTGGCCTTCGCCGTGGCCACCGCCCGCCGGGGCTGGGCGCGGAAGTCGGACATCCTGAACACCCTCCCGGCGGACCGGTTCATCACCTCGCTGCGCGCCCGCCGGTGATAGGCTGCGGCGCGCGCCGATGTCCCGCCTGCTGCCGCTGCTCCTCTGTCTCGCCTGCCTGCCCCACCCCGCCCTCGCCGGGGAGGGCCGGCCCTCGCGCGCCGACCTGCAGCGGGTGATGGAGCAGCACGCGCGCTCGGTGGTGCGCGTGCGCGGCCCGAAGCAGGCCAGCCCGGGCGTCATCGTGGGCGCGGCCGGACAGGTGCTCACCTCCACGGAGCCGGTGGGCGGCGAGGCCTTCGTGGGCCTCAACGCCGCCACGGTGGAGCATGACGGGAAGGCCCTGCCCGCCCGGGTGGTGCTGGCCAACGCGGCCCTCAAGGTCGCGGTGGTGGCCGCGCCGGACGGCACCTACCCGGCCGCGCCGGTGAAGCTGCTCAAGGAGGGCGACAGCCTCCGGGGGCGGTGGGTGGTGGGCGTCCTTCCGGCCACGAAGGCCCAGCCCGCGCGGCCCGTGTCCGCGCAGGTGGGCAGCGCCCCGGCGCCCTTCTTCGACGTGCCCCTGGCGCTGCCGGCGGGCAGCCCGGTGTTCGACTCGGACGGGCGGCTGGTGGCGGTGGTGGTGCAGCGCCACCGGCGCGGCTGCCGGGTGCTGCCGCTGACCGAGGTGAAGGTGCAGCTCGCGTCGGCGGACGCGCCATGAGCGGCGCCATGGCGACACCCTGGCGCCCCACCGCCGTGCAGGAAGCGGTGGGCCTGTGGGCCGTGGGCTTCCTGGGCATCATCGCCGCCTTCCTCCTCTTCGGCGGCACCAGCATCCCCAAGCTGGTGGCCACCGTGGGCTTCCTCTACCTGCCGCTCATCCCCATGCGCTGGCGGGATGAGGACTACCGCGACTACGGGCTGACGCTCCGGGCGTGGCGCCAGGACGTGCGCCTGTTCCTGGTGCTGTCCGCGGTTGTGGGGCCGCTGTTCTTCCTGGCCTTCGCCGGCTTCGTGGAGGTGCTGCCCCACCTGCCCCACGCGCTGGCGCGCCACCTGACGCCCATCGTCGGCGAGGGCCACTTCCGGCCCCGGCTGCCCCCGCGCTTCGGCGAGTGGGTCATCGACCAGCTCTTCGTCGTCGCGCTACCGGAGGAGTTCTTCTACCGGGGCTACCTCCAGAGCCGGCTGCGCGACGCGTGGCCGGAGGGCCGGCGCGTGCTGGGCGGCAGGCTGGGGCGCGCCTTCTGGGTGACGGCGCTCCTGTTCGCGCTGGGGCACCTGGCCATCTTCCAGGTGTGGCGCCTGTCCGTCTTCTTCCCCGCCCTGCTCTTCGGGTGGATGCGCGAGCGCACCGGCACCATCCTCGGCGCCGCCCTCTTCCACGCGGCCTGCAACCTCTACGTGCGCTTCCTCGAGGTGTCCTTCTTCGGAAGTCCCTGAGGCCGTCAGCCCGTCCCCGGCCTGCCGCATGCCCCAGTCCCGGCAGAACAGCGCTCGACTCCGCCCGGGCCAGCGCCCGCGCGCCGAAGGCCCCCCTCTGACGTGATTCGCGGATTCATGGAATAGTGCAGTCCCGAAATAAAAATAGACGCGAAGCAGCAACTTCTTGGGACCTGAGTCCGACAAATACGTACCCCCCTCGCAGCGAGGCCCCCACCATGAGCGTTCGTCGCACCGATGGCCCGAAGCAGCCGGTCTCCCTCCGCCCCACCACCACCGAGACGCAGCCGAAGAACGCCGTGAAGACGGGGACCACGCCGGCGCGGGTGAAGGACGGGTTCGAGTCGTCCGCGCCCCGCCGCACGGAGCTGGCGCGCGCGGAGCAGACGCTGACGCCGGTGCCCGCGCGCCCGGGCCGGCTGCCCATCGACAGCAAGGACGCGCAGAACGCCATCCAGGCCTCGCTGTCGTACCTGAGCCCGGCCACGGGGGCCATGACGCTGGTCGCCCCCTCCCCGAGCTTCGTGCCGAAGAACGTGGAGCGGGACGAGCTGGGCATGACGCACGTGCGCCTGGACCGCGTGCACGAGGGTGTGAAGGTCTTCGGCGAGCAGGTCATCTCCCACCTGGACAAGGACGGGAAGGTGTCCAGCGTCACGGGCGAGCAGTCCACCATCCCCGCGGGGCTCGGCAGCCAGAAGCCGAAGCTGTCGCCCGCGCAGGCCATCGAGTCCGCGCGCAAGGAGTTCGACGGCAAGCCGGACCGGCAGCCCCACGCCGAGCGGGTCATCTACCAGGACAAGGCGGGCCAGTACCACTCGGCCTACCGCGTGGAGATGTCCCAGATTGAAGGCCAGCAGAACCCGCGCCGGATGAACTACCTGGTGGACGCCAACAGCGGGAAGGTCTTCGAGAGCTTCAACGAGATTGACGGCTTCTCGATTCCGAAGGGCACCAAGACGGCGACCCTGCCCACCGAGGCCAGCGCCACCACGTCTCCCAAGGCGAGCATCGCCGACCTGGGCACCGTGACGTCGAAGCTGAAGCTGGACCAGGACGTCACCATCGACAAGCTCAAGCTGTCGCTGGACATCGACCACACGTACCGCGGCGACCTGTCCGTCACCCTGACGAGCCCCTCCGGCAAGAGCGCGGTGGTGCACAACCGCACCGGCGGCGGCGCGGACCACGTGAAGGGCGACTTCGACCTGAGCGCCTTCGCGGGTGAGCAGGCGAAGGGCGAGTGGACGCTCACCGTGAGCGACAAGGCGCGCGCGGACACGGGCGTGCTCAACAGCTGGGGCCTGAAGGCCACCGGCAAGGCGCCCCCGCCGACGACCCCGCCCGCGGGCAAGGCGGACGACACGTCGCTGTACAGCGGCAAGGTGGAGCTGCAGACGACGAAGAACGCGGACGGCACCTTCAGCCTGCGCGACTCCACCCGCGGCAAGGGCGTGGAGACGTTCGACGCGCAGAACAAGGCGCGCGCCACCGGACAGACGGACTTCAAGGACACCAACGACGTCTGGGGCGAGTCGACCGACGATGCCCGTAGCCACGCCGCGGTGGACGCGCAGTACGGCGCCTCGATGACGTACGACATGATGAAGAACGTCCTCGGGCGTGACTCGCTCGACGGCGCGGGCGAGAAGCTCGTCTCCTACGTGCACGTCGACAACGGCCTGGTCAACGCGTTCTGGGACGGCCAGAAGATGAGCTACGGCGACGGCGACGGGAAGACGTCCGGCCCGCTCACCGCGCTGGACATCGCGGGCCACGAAATCGCGCACGGCCTCACCGAGCGCACCGCCGGCCTCATCTACCGCAACGAGTCCGGTGGCCTGAACGAGGCCATGAGCGACATCTTCGGCGCGGGCGTGGAGTGGTACGCGGCGCAGAAGAACCCCGGCGTGAAGTTCAACTGGACGGTGGGCGAGACGGCGTGGACCCCCGGCAACAGCACCGAGGACGGCCTGCGCTACATGGATGACCCGACCAAGGACGGGTACTCCATCGACAACTACAAGCACTACCCGGAGCAGACCGAGGTCCACGGCTCCAGCGGCATCGCCAACAACGCCTTCTACCTGATGGTGAACGGCGGCAAGAACCGCACCTCCGGCCAGGAGGTGAAGGACGGCATCGGGATGGAGAAGGGCCTGAAGATCTACTACCGCGCCCTCGCCCACTACATGACGCCCAACACCACCTTCGCCCAGGCGCGCGAGGCGTGCATCAAGGCCGCCACCGACCTGCACGGCGCCAGCTCGACGGAGGTCCAGAAGGTGAAGGAGAGCTGGTCCGCCGTCGGCGTGAGCTAGCTGCGCTTCATGGGCTGACGGCTCCCTGGTGCGAAGAGCGCCGGGGAGCCCGGCCCGGGCTCAAGAGGCCACGGCCGGAGAGCCCAGGTCGCTCGCGGAGGGAGGAAGTCCCTCCGCCAGCAGCATCATCGTGTGGGCGGAGACCTGACGGAGCGCCTTGGCCGGGGCGTACTCGGGCGAGGCCCACCAGGCCCGGGCCTGCTCCGCGTTCGGGAACTCCAGGATGACGAAGCGTGGAGGAGCCCAGGTGCCCTCCAGCGTCTGCGTCGCGCCCCCGCGCACGAGGTAGCGCCCGCCGTACCGGGCAATCGACGGCGGGGCCAGCTGCTTGTACCGCTCGTAGGTCTGAGCGTCATGCACGGCGATTTCGACCACGACGTAGGCAGGCATTCACGTTCCTCTCGCGGGCGGCTCAGAACACGAACGGGAAACGGACGGGGCCTCCCTGTTCCTGGTGCTTCGGGAAGGTCCAGGCCCGGACCTTCCCCTCGATGCAGCGCGCGATGGGCGTGCCCTTGAGCGACGCCGTCTCGGTGACGACGTCCGACACCTGACCGCTCGGGAGGATGCTCCAGCGCACCACCACCCGGCCTCCCGCGCCGGGGGTCGGCGGCTGCTGCTCGCTGGCGCACGCGGAGATGTCGTCCTTCTTGGCGAGCACCACCTCGAAGATGTCGGACTGGGCGAGCTCGGCGGGCGGCTTGCTCGGGTCCGGCGGGACGTACACCGAGCGCTCCGCGCGTGCGCCGGCACCCGGCGGAGGTGACGCCAGCTCACGCTCGAAGGCCTCGTCGGGGCCCAGCTTCTCCGCCGGTGCCGTGTCCACGGCCGGAGCGGCCTCGGCGTCCAGCTCGTTCTCGAAGTCGGCCTCCGCCAGGGGCGGTGGCGCCGCCGGGCGCTTCTCGGCCGAGGGAGCGG comes from the Pyxidicoccus xibeiensis genome and includes:
- a CDS encoding M4 family metallopeptidase, whose translation is MSVRRTDGPKQPVSLRPTTTETQPKNAVKTGTTPARVKDGFESSAPRRTELARAEQTLTPVPARPGRLPIDSKDAQNAIQASLSYLSPATGAMTLVAPSPSFVPKNVERDELGMTHVRLDRVHEGVKVFGEQVISHLDKDGKVSSVTGEQSTIPAGLGSQKPKLSPAQAIESARKEFDGKPDRQPHAERVIYQDKAGQYHSAYRVEMSQIEGQQNPRRMNYLVDANSGKVFESFNEIDGFSIPKGTKTATLPTEASATTSPKASIADLGTVTSKLKLDQDVTIDKLKLSLDIDHTYRGDLSVTLTSPSGKSAVVHNRTGGGADHVKGDFDLSAFAGEQAKGEWTLTVSDKARADTGVLNSWGLKATGKAPPPTTPPAGKADDTSLYSGKVELQTTKNADGTFSLRDSTRGKGVETFDAQNKARATGQTDFKDTNDVWGESTDDARSHAAVDAQYGASMTYDMMKNVLGRDSLDGAGEKLVSYVHVDNGLVNAFWDGQKMSYGDGDGKTSGPLTALDIAGHEIAHGLTERTAGLIYRNESGGLNEAMSDIFGAGVEWYAAQKNPGVKFNWTVGETAWTPGNSTEDGLRYMDDPTKDGYSIDNYKHYPEQTEVHGSSGIANNAFYLMVNGGKNRTSGQEVKDGIGMEKGLKIYYRALAHYMTPNTTFAQAREACIKAATDLHGASSTEVQKVKESWSAVGVS
- a CDS encoding DUF1330 domain-containing protein, whose product is MPAYVVVEIAVHDAQTYERYKQLAPPSIARYGGRYLVRGGATQTLEGTWAPPRFVILEFPNAEQARAWWASPEYAPAKALRQVSAHTMMLLAEGLPPSASDLGSPAVAS